A single region of the Mustela lutreola isolate mMusLut2 chromosome 2, mMusLut2.pri, whole genome shotgun sequence genome encodes:
- the CRYAA gene encoding alpha-crystallin A chain, with product MLPFCRGHIYGGPSPGLSTALPRGPRPTPRQPRVPAPPTPSMDIAIQQPWFKRALGPFYPSRLFDQFFGEGLFEYDLLPFLSSTISPYYRQSLFRTVLDSGVSEVRSDRDKFVIFLDVKHFSPEDLTVKVLEDFVEIHGKHNERQDDHGYISREFHRRYRLPSNVDQSALSCSLSADGMLTFSGPKVPSGVDAGHSERAIPVSREEKPSSAPSS from the exons ATGCTTCCATTCTGTCGTGGGCATATATACGGAGGACCGTCCCCGGGGCTCTCCACTGCACTGCCCAGAGGCCCCCGCCCGACTCCCCGCCAGCCCCGGGTTCCTGCACCACCGACGCCCAGCATGGACATCGCCATCCAGCAGCCCTGGTTCAAGCGTGCGCTGGGCCCCTTCTACCCCAGCCGGCTGTTCGACCAGTTCTTCGGTGAGGGTCTCTTCGAGTACGACCTGCTGCCCTTCCTGTCCTCAACCATCAGCCCCTACTACCGCCAGTCCCTCTTCCGCACCGTGCTGGACTCCGGCGTCTCCGAG GTCCGATCTGACCGAGACAAGTTCGTCATCTTCCTGGACGTGAAGCACTTCTCTCCGGAGGACCTCACCGTGAAGGTGCTGGAGGACTTTGTGGAGATCCACGGCAAACACAACGAGAGGCAG GACGACCACGGCTACATCTCCCGCGAGTTCCACCGCCGCTACCGTCTGCCGTCCAACGTGGACCAGTCGGCGCTCTCCTGCTCCCTGTCCGCGGACGGCATGCTGACCTTCTCCGGCCCCAAGGTCCCGTCCGGTGTGGACGCTGGCCACAGCGAGAGAGCCATCCCCGTGTCGCGGGAGGAGAAGCCCAGCTCTGCGCCCTCGTCCTAA